The Fimbriimonas ginsengisoli Gsoil 348 genome window below encodes:
- a CDS encoding nuclear transport factor 2 family protein has translation MKTTKISTLFLMGFAACLANAGGESPKDVAKAMVAKYRKAMRTKDLSFFEKGSTADFVYVDTHGTKSPKKAAIAGLKAGFGMMGAFKKFETKLVSAKNAEGGVVFVLDEDIVHPMKMGGKTSILASKMRNETLLVKSNGKWLYKRVKILKENTTLDGKPMNGM, from the coding sequence ATGAAAACCACGAAAATCTCGACGTTATTTCTGATGGGATTCGCGGCTTGCCTTGCGAATGCGGGAGGCGAGTCTCCTAAGGACGTCGCGAAGGCGATGGTTGCCAAGTACCGGAAAGCGATGCGGACGAAGGATCTCAGCTTCTTTGAAAAAGGCTCGACCGCCGACTTCGTCTATGTCGACACTCACGGGACGAAGTCGCCGAAGAAGGCCGCCATCGCCGGACTCAAGGCCGGCTTCGGCATGATGGGCGCTTTCAAGAAGTTCGAAACCAAGCTCGTCTCCGCCAAGAACGCGGAAGGCGGCGTCGTCTTCGTCTTGGACGAGGACATCGTCCACCCGATGAAGATGGGCGGGAAGACCTCGATCTTGGCATCCAAAATGCGCAACGAGACCTTGCTCGTGAAATCCAACGGGAAGTGGCTCTACAAGAGAGTCAAGATCCTGAAAGAGAACACCACACTCGACGGCAAGCCGATGAACGGCATGTAA